Proteins from a single region of Halalkalibaculum roseum:
- a CDS encoding TonB-dependent receptor — translation MKFRFIFILLAFTSNALAQESASVSGYITDAETGETLISANIALEGTRKGISSNTSGYFTITNISPGTYTLVTSYIGYRQFSREISLEEGENLRLDIALQPEGYRLEEVIVESEAEKKEQKNIGVAQVQTELIKRVPSVFQADVFRSIQLLPGVKASSDFSSGLYIRGGSPDQTLILLDRTTVYNPTHFFGFFSTFNPDAVKDIRLYKGGYPAKYGGRLGSVLTIFNKDGNRNEFAGSATLGLLASRFMIEGPYKKGSYMIAVRRSTLEPLLAALRNSFDGIPDKFYFLDLNGKFNFDANENNKFSLAFYSGSDDVAVPFADDASINLNYGNQTLSGNWSHIFSERLFGNLTLTGSRYFNFPSFNIASTPFERNNNIYDFSVKGDLEYLLGENHEIETGFWGGLLTLRLQDEFDGVETFSSRIQTTYGSWYLQDTWQIAPDWKLKPGVRVNAFSEGNYFRIEPRFSAEYEPFDALRLQAAYGRYNQFLTLITNEAFSGFDVWLTTDNGVTPAYGDQFVLGAKTQPWEGYGFDVELYFRTMNDLFELDPFLPDPAGLDYPDLFRFGTGYAYGAEFLMEKQIGRLTGFLGYTISVTRRKFPNFNEPIGSNEARFYPPKYDRSHDVNLVLDYQLSERWKATMAFNYATGQAYTKPLGRTVALDFPFSSSSGSGTVVDQLVVGKVNASRLPAYHRLDLSFSRQGTFFGSGEAEWQFQIINVYSRRNVWFYNYDLEFPVTREAVRLLPILPSVSYTINF, via the coding sequence TTGAAATTTCGATTCATCTTTATTCTCCTAGCATTCACAAGTAACGCTTTAGCCCAAGAGTCCGCCTCAGTAAGCGGTTATATAACCGATGCTGAAACGGGTGAAACACTTATTTCAGCCAACATTGCTCTCGAAGGCACCCGTAAAGGCATCTCCTCAAATACATCTGGATATTTTACCATTACCAATATCTCTCCCGGCACCTATACTCTGGTCACATCCTATATCGGTTACCGACAGTTCTCTCGTGAGATTAGCCTTGAAGAGGGTGAAAATTTGAGACTGGATATCGCTTTGCAACCCGAAGGATACCGGCTGGAAGAGGTCATTGTTGAATCGGAAGCCGAAAAGAAAGAACAAAAAAATATCGGGGTTGCCCAGGTACAAACCGAGTTAATTAAAAGGGTTCCCTCTGTATTTCAGGCTGATGTGTTCCGCTCGATCCAGCTATTACCCGGGGTGAAGGCCTCTTCTGACTTCTCCAGCGGACTCTATATTCGGGGCGGTAGTCCCGACCAAACATTGATTCTCCTTGACCGGACAACCGTTTATAATCCCACTCATTTTTTCGGATTTTTCTCAACCTTCAATCCCGATGCCGTAAAAGATATCCGGCTTTATAAGGGTGGCTATCCTGCTAAGTACGGTGGAAGACTGGGTTCAGTACTAACTATTTTCAATAAAGACGGCAATCGCAACGAATTCGCAGGGTCGGCTACCCTTGGTTTGCTGGCCTCCCGTTTTATGATCGAAGGCCCTTATAAAAAAGGATCCTATATGATTGCGGTACGCCGCTCCACTCTCGAGCCGCTGCTTGCCGCATTGAGGAACTCATTCGACGGTATTCCCGACAAGTTCTACTTTCTGGATCTGAACGGAAAATTTAACTTCGATGCAAACGAGAACAACAAATTCTCCCTCGCTTTCTATTCCGGTAGCGATGATGTGGCGGTTCCTTTCGCAGATGATGCCAGCATAAATTTAAATTATGGTAATCAAACTCTAAGCGGGAACTGGAGCCATATTTTTTCCGAACGTCTTTTCGGGAACCTGACCCTGACTGGTTCCCGGTACTTTAATTTCCCGTCTTTTAATATTGCATCAACACCCTTCGAAAGGAACAATAATATCTATGATTTTTCTGTAAAGGGTGATCTGGAATACCTGTTAGGGGAGAACCATGAGATTGAGACCGGTTTTTGGGGAGGACTGCTCACACTGAGGCTCCAGGATGAATTTGATGGTGTGGAGACGTTCAGCTCACGCATTCAGACCACCTACGGGTCCTGGTACCTTCAGGACACCTGGCAAATAGCGCCAGACTGGAAACTGAAACCCGGAGTTCGCGTCAACGCCTTCAGCGAAGGCAATTACTTTCGTATAGAACCGCGCTTTTCTGCTGAATATGAGCCATTCGATGCTCTTAGACTACAGGCAGCTTACGGTCGATATAATCAGTTTCTCACCTTGATAACCAACGAAGCATTTTCCGGTTTTGATGTATGGCTAACTACGGATAACGGTGTTACGCCGGCATATGGAGACCAATTTGTACTGGGTGCAAAAACCCAGCCTTGGGAAGGATACGGTTTTGATGTTGAGTTATATTTCAGAACCATGAATGATCTATTTGAGCTGGACCCCTTCTTGCCCGATCCGGCCGGACTTGATTATCCCGACTTGTTTCGATTTGGCACAGGCTACGCTTATGGGGCAGAGTTTTTAATGGAGAAACAAATAGGCCGTTTAACAGGCTTTTTGGGATATACCATCAGCGTAACCCGTAGGAAGTTTCCCAATTTCAATGAACCTATTGGCAGCAACGAAGCCAGATTCTATCCCCCGAAATACGACCGCTCTCACGATGTAAACCTTGTTTTGGACTACCAACTAAGCGAACGCTGGAAAGCGACCATGGCATTTAACTATGCCACCGGTCAGGCTTACACCAAACCGCTTGGCAGAACGGTGGCCCTGGATTTTCCTTTTTCGAGTTCCTCGGGTTCCGGTACCGTTGTTGATCAGTTAGTAGTAGGTAAAGTCAACGCTTCCAGGTTGCCTGCATACCACCGCCTGGATCTCTCTTTCAGCCGGCAAGGTACCTTCTTCGGTTCGGGAGAAGCTGAGTGGCAATTTCAAATAATTAATGTCTACTCCAGACGAAATGTTTGGTTCTACAATTACGATCTTGAATTTCCGGTAACCCGAGAAGCAGTCCGGTTACTACCTATTTTACCCAGTGTCTCATATACGATTAACTTCTAG
- a CDS encoding DUF4249 family protein: MNKFYLPIALVFLFVWSSCDLYPQDEYREFYVVESYLVANRALPGVRLSRTVSLEEEYSVQESGIGNANIEMYLLAEDGSIERTYTYVNDPNNANNFYRTVSQDRILPGRNYQLQVTFPGNSDTVRATTLVPGEFQTVGSVIDTAFYQSEEQITVTTTQSKYPGRQTYFVFSVISAEPVEENLTPFYRDQVFDQDEDIEDFEINSSGIINEGNYDINSDGTLSLRVPWLAVAFYGDNDIVANTIDDNLYDFIRSQEVQTGGGPSILPPGEIQNIIYNVEGGIGIFGSLASDTNRVFIERPIQN, encoded by the coding sequence ATGAATAAATTTTATTTACCTATAGCATTAGTATTTCTTTTTGTCTGGTCAAGCTGTGACCTGTATCCACAGGATGAATATCGTGAATTCTATGTTGTGGAATCGTATCTGGTAGCCAACCGTGCCCTCCCCGGTGTAAGGCTTAGCCGCACCGTTTCATTGGAAGAAGAATACAGTGTTCAGGAATCGGGTATCGGTAATGCCAACATTGAAATGTACCTGCTTGCGGAAGACGGTTCGATTGAAAGAACTTATACTTATGTGAATGACCCAAATAATGCCAACAATTTTTATCGGACGGTGAGTCAAGATCGGATTTTGCCGGGTAGAAACTACCAATTGCAGGTAACCTTTCCTGGAAATAGCGATACCGTTCGTGCCACTACCCTGGTACCCGGAGAGTTCCAGACCGTAGGTTCAGTCATTGATACGGCTTTTTATCAGTCAGAGGAGCAGATTACCGTGACCACCACCCAAAGTAAGTATCCCGGAAGGCAGACCTATTTCGTGTTTTCTGTCATTTCCGCAGAACCCGTTGAAGAAAACCTAACTCCCTTTTATCGGGATCAGGTTTTCGACCAGGATGAAGACATTGAAGATTTTGAGATCAACTCATCCGGTATTATCAATGAAGGAAATTATGATATCAACAGTGATGGCACCCTATCCTTGCGAGTACCATGGCTTGCGGTGGCTTTTTATGGTGATAATGATATCGTGGCCAATACCATCGACGATAATTTGTATGATTTCATCCGCTCGCAGGAGGTCCAAACCGGTGGCGGACCTTCGATCCTTCCCCCGGGAGAAATACAAAATATCATTTATAATGTGGAGGGCGGAATAGGTATTTTTGGGAGCCTTGCCAGTGACACCAACCGCGTATTTATCGAACGGCCTATTCAAAATTAA
- a CDS encoding DUF4159 domain-containing protein: protein MKIKQSTVLFTLLIFLCTIAVPSEALSQDNDSFTLARVKYRGGGDWYNDPSSLKNLIEFTRDRVPISIDAEYEDVAIGSRDLFEYPFAFLTGHGTISLNSTEASNLRDYLDNGGFLYIDDDYGLDEHFRKVINQIYPNEELIEIPFEHKIYHQVYEFPNGLPKVHEHDGKAPRGYGLFRQGRMVLFYTYESNLADGWANPEVHQDPESLRQEALQMGVNILVYALTSGR, encoded by the coding sequence ATGAAAATTAAACAATCAACCGTACTATTTACTCTGCTGATCTTTTTGTGTACGATCGCTGTCCCAAGTGAGGCTCTCTCCCAGGACAATGATAGCTTCACGCTTGCCAGGGTTAAATACCGGGGTGGAGGTGACTGGTATAATGACCCCTCCTCTCTGAAAAATCTTATTGAATTTACCCGCGACAGGGTACCAATATCCATCGATGCGGAATATGAGGATGTGGCAATAGGAAGCAGAGATTTATTTGAGTATCCCTTTGCCTTCCTTACCGGTCATGGAACCATAAGCCTGAACAGTACGGAGGCCTCCAATTTGCGTGACTACCTGGATAACGGGGGTTTTCTGTATATAGATGACGACTATGGTCTGGATGAGCACTTCAGAAAGGTAATAAATCAGATTTATCCCAATGAAGAACTCATTGAAATTCCTTTTGAGCACAAGATTTACCACCAGGTCTATGAATTCCCGAACGGTCTTCCTAAAGTACATGAACATGACGGTAAAGCGCCACGCGGTTACGGGTTGTTTCGACAAGGAAGAATGGTACTCTTTTACACGTATGAATCTAACCTGGCCGACGGTTGGGCCAACCCTGAAGTGCACCAGGATCCGGAATCCTTACGGCAGGAGGCACTCCAAATGGGAGTCAATATTTTGGTCTATGCGTTGACCAGCGGAAGATGA
- the rpiB gene encoding ribose 5-phosphate isomerase B, producing MIIPIASDHAGFEAKEKVKKMLEDMGHMPVDFGTHSEDSVDYPDFAVQVAQKVDEGEHEQGILICGSGQGMCMTANKFKNVRAALVYNEKTAALTRQHNNANLLCLPGRELDEDDLKAILKAWFDSDFEGGRHERRVKKIHSLTENN from the coding sequence ATGATCATACCAATTGCCAGCGACCACGCCGGATTTGAAGCCAAAGAGAAAGTCAAAAAAATGCTCGAGGATATGGGTCACATGCCGGTAGACTTCGGCACCCACTCCGAAGATTCGGTAGATTACCCGGACTTTGCTGTACAGGTTGCACAGAAAGTCGATGAAGGGGAGCATGAGCAAGGTATTTTGATTTGCGGGAGCGGCCAGGGTATGTGCATGACGGCCAATAAGTTCAAAAATGTAAGAGCAGCACTCGTTTATAATGAGAAAACAGCGGCCCTCACCCGTCAGCATAACAACGCCAACCTGTTATGTCTCCCCGGCCGTGAACTAGATGAAGATGATCTAAAGGCTATTCTCAAAGCATGGTTCGATTCCGATTTTGAAGGAGGCCGCCATGAACGACGGGTCAAAAAAATTCACTCACTAACCGAGAACAACTAG